In the genome of Sinobacterium caligoides, one region contains:
- a CDS encoding intracellular growth attenuator family protein: MGFIFLAMLCFGFLLRWSCWLLVVGCWLLVVGCWLLVVGCWGYEEVILCGW, from the coding sequence GTGGGCTTTATTTTTCTTGCTATGTTGTGCTTTGGTTTTTTATTGCGGTGGAGTTGTTGGTTGTTGGTTGTTGGTTGTTGGTTGTTGGTTGTTGGTTGTTGGTTGTTGGTTGTTGGTTGTTGGGGGTATGAGGAAGTTATCTTGTGTGGCTGGTAG